The following are encoded together in the Geobacter sulfurreducens PCA genome:
- the lpxC gene encoding UDP-3-O-acyl-N-acetylglucosamine deacetylase, with product MNKRQTTINRIFKLSGIGLHTGREVTLEFIPRREFGIAFVYQGQLIPARYDMVADTRLSTQIAADGKSVSTIEHLMAAFYYSGITNCLVYIDGPEVPIMDGSAWEFYHEIWRAGVYEFPETGVYLKVLRPVEVSHNDAWVRVKPLNTLDITMTIEFRPPVGKQRKRLMDVENAVSIINSRTFVLHEEIEAIRKAGLAKGGSLDNAVVIGGEEILNPNGLRYKKELVNHKILDLIGDLFTCGYRMLGKVEANKTGHYLNNRLLREIFADPDNYAIY from the coding sequence ATGAACAAACGACAAACAACCATCAACCGGATTTTCAAGCTGAGCGGCATCGGTCTCCATACCGGCCGGGAAGTGACCCTGGAGTTCATCCCCCGCCGGGAGTTCGGCATCGCCTTCGTCTATCAGGGACAGCTCATCCCTGCCCGCTACGACATGGTGGCGGACACCCGGCTTTCGACCCAGATCGCGGCGGACGGGAAATCGGTCTCCACCATCGAGCACCTGATGGCGGCCTTCTACTACTCGGGGATCACCAACTGTCTCGTCTACATCGACGGCCCCGAGGTGCCGATCATGGACGGCTCGGCCTGGGAGTTCTACCACGAGATCTGGCGGGCCGGGGTCTACGAGTTTCCGGAGACGGGGGTCTACCTGAAGGTGCTCCGCCCCGTCGAGGTGAGCCACAATGATGCCTGGGTGCGGGTAAAGCCCCTTAACACCCTCGACATCACCATGACCATCGAGTTCCGTCCCCCGGTCGGGAAGCAGAGGAAGCGGCTCATGGACGTGGAGAACGCCGTCTCCATCATTAACTCGCGCACCTTCGTCCTCCACGAGGAGATCGAGGCGATCCGCAAGGCGGGCCTCGCCAAGGGCGGGTCCCTGGACAACGCCGTTGTCATCGGCGGAGAGGAGATCCTGAACCCCAACGGTCTCCGCTACAAAAAGGAGTTGGTGAACCACAAGATACTCGACCTCATCGGCGACCTCTTTACCTGCGGCTACCGCATGCTGGGCAAGGTGGAGGCAAACAAGACCGGCCACTACCTGAACAACCGGCTGCTGCGCGAGATATTTGCCGATCCCGACAATTACGCCATCTACTGA
- the rnk gene encoding nucleoside diphosphate kinase regulator gives MKKKAEERSIYITEFDLTRLEELLDKIDTEGSRDSRHLQELEDELLRAEVVEPQQIPADVVTMNSRVALKDLATGEEMVYELVFPSDARLEENRISILAPVGTALLGYRAGDTITWKVPGGTRKIKITKILYQPEAAGDFHR, from the coding sequence ATGAAAAAGAAAGCTGAAGAACGATCGATCTACATCACCGAATTCGATCTGACGCGGCTCGAAGAGCTGCTGGACAAGATTGACACGGAGGGTTCCCGGGACAGCCGGCACCTGCAGGAGCTGGAGGATGAGCTGCTGCGCGCCGAGGTGGTTGAGCCGCAGCAGATTCCGGCCGACGTGGTCACCATGAATTCGCGGGTTGCCCTGAAAGACCTGGCCACGGGAGAGGAGATGGTGTACGAGCTCGTCTTCCCCTCCGACGCGCGGCTTGAGGAAAACCGGATATCCATCCTGGCCCCCGTCGGCACAGCCCTGCTCGGCTACCGGGCCGGTGACACCATCACCTGGAAGGTTCCCGGGGGCACGAGAAAGATCAAAATCACCAAGATTCTCTACCAGCCGGAAGCGGCGGGGGATTTTCATCGGTAG
- a CDS encoding rod shape-determining protein has protein sequence MASLREDMFGQASGDFAVDLGTTTTRVYRRGAGIVLSQPSMVAFRRGDGGPARLLDAGSGARRMFGRTPAGIDVVRPLREGVVVDPAAGAHMLRSFFDSIPGCAHRSLRIIIGVPAGGSGRDRDNARAVARMAGAGEVYLMEEPLALAIGAGADAADLWGTLVVDVGGGTTEVALVASGGIQCLRSVPVGGDAMDAAIVGYLERERGVLVGERTAEELKIRLGAATADSPAERARVRGRGVARGLPVEISVSSREVCAALRAPVAAIVAAVRSCLDGIPPAVSLDLLDRGILMGGGGSLLHGLDRALEREVLLPVTRVSDPFSCVARGSAAVLDYLGVLRRVERG, from the coding sequence ATGGCATCGTTGCGAGAGGATATGTTCGGGCAGGCTTCCGGGGACTTTGCCGTTGATCTGGGAACGACCACCACCCGGGTCTACCGGAGGGGGGCGGGCATCGTGCTGTCCCAGCCGTCCATGGTGGCGTTCCGGCGCGGCGACGGCGGTCCGGCACGGCTGCTGGACGCGGGGAGCGGCGCCCGCCGGATGTTCGGCCGGACCCCGGCGGGCATCGACGTGGTAAGGCCCCTGCGCGAGGGGGTGGTCGTGGATCCGGCGGCCGGGGCGCACATGCTGCGTTCGTTTTTCGACAGCATTCCCGGCTGCGCCCACAGATCCCTGCGGATTATCATAGGGGTCCCGGCTGGGGGCAGCGGTCGCGATCGGGACAACGCCCGCGCCGTGGCCCGTATGGCCGGTGCCGGCGAGGTGTACCTGATGGAAGAGCCACTGGCCCTGGCCATCGGTGCCGGCGCCGATGCCGCAGACCTGTGGGGAACCCTCGTGGTGGACGTGGGAGGGGGGACCACCGAAGTGGCCCTGGTGGCCTCGGGAGGCATCCAGTGCCTCCGTTCGGTGCCCGTGGGGGGAGATGCCATGGATGCGGCCATTGTCGGCTACCTGGAGCGGGAGCGTGGAGTGCTCGTGGGGGAACGGACGGCCGAGGAACTCAAGATCCGGCTCGGCGCGGCCACGGCCGACAGCCCTGCCGAACGGGCCCGGGTGCGTGGGCGCGGCGTGGCGCGAGGGTTGCCGGTTGAGATTTCGGTAAGCAGCCGCGAGGTGTGCGCTGCCCTGAGGGCGCCGGTGGCCGCCATCGTGGCGGCAGTGCGATCATGCCTCGACGGGATTCCGCCGGCCGTGTCCCTGGATCTCCTGGATCGGGGCATCCTGATGGGGGGCGGCGGGTCCCTGCTGCACGGCCTGGACCGGGCCCTGGAGCGGGAGGTGCTGCTGCCGGTCACGCGGGTGAGCGATCCCTTTTCCTGCGTGGCCCGAGGCTCGGCCGCGGTGCTCGACTACCTGGGGGTGCTCCGGCGGGTCGAACGGGGGTAG
- a CDS encoding proton-conducting transporter membrane subunit has translation MTDGGGMVSPGMLLLCASALAALSGVPLLVRSLSPAAGQKAATVLMLLATVIGLGSAVATLVTGRTETFLLSWGLPFGPAEMAVDPLSAFFALPILLVAACCAVYALGYWPARDNPRTVRSLTFFFGLLVAALIGVIVARNGVLFLVAWEIMAVSAWFVLTADHAKPEVRDAGTLYLITTHIGTLALFALFSLLKGTAGSYLFPAPASLAAGGGIGAGIFLTALLGFGIKAGLMPLHVWLPSAHANAPSHISAIMSGVILKLGIYGIVRTVSFFAQIPLWWGIVLLVAGMASGIAGVAFALGQHDLKRLLAYHSIENIGIIAMGIGVALVGAATGVPSLALLGMAGALLHVLNHATFKALLFLGAGSVIHAVGTRKIDRMGGIARVMPRTALLFLTGAVAICGLPPLNGFVSEFLIYLGVFREAVHGTGAAAAVTSLAGPALALVGGLAVACFVKVFGVVFLGLPRSEEAARAHEAGRPMLAPMAVLGAVCVVVGLAPAAVAPLLDAAVRSWRPELALTAPALADLAPLGWLMAVAAGTLATVAVLALLYARRLAAVPRGASPTWGCGYLAPTPRMQYTASSFAEMLVRLFGGILRPHGTQPGIRSCAPAPSELHTHVPETVLEHLYLPFITWANGKLAPLRRLQHGQLHLYILYTLITLVTLLLFGM, from the coding sequence ATGACTGATGGAGGGGGAATGGTCTCGCCCGGTATGCTCCTGCTCTGCGCCTCGGCCCTTGCCGCCCTGTCGGGGGTGCCGCTGCTCGTCAGAAGCCTTTCCCCTGCCGCCGGCCAGAAGGCGGCCACAGTGCTCATGCTCCTGGCCACCGTGATCGGCCTGGGCAGCGCCGTCGCCACCCTCGTCACCGGCCGGACCGAAACCTTTCTCCTCTCCTGGGGACTCCCCTTCGGTCCCGCCGAAATGGCCGTGGACCCCCTCTCCGCCTTTTTTGCCCTGCCGATCCTCCTGGTGGCCGCCTGCTGCGCGGTCTATGCCCTCGGCTACTGGCCGGCCCGGGACAATCCCCGCACGGTGCGCAGCCTGACCTTCTTCTTCGGCCTCCTCGTAGCAGCCCTGATCGGGGTGATCGTAGCGCGCAACGGGGTCCTCTTCCTCGTGGCGTGGGAGATCATGGCCGTTTCCGCCTGGTTCGTCCTCACCGCCGACCACGCGAAACCCGAGGTCCGGGATGCCGGCACCCTCTACCTGATCACCACCCACATCGGCACCCTGGCCCTGTTCGCCCTGTTTTCGCTCCTCAAGGGGACGGCGGGATCGTACCTCTTCCCGGCCCCGGCATCGCTGGCGGCCGGCGGAGGGATCGGCGCCGGCATCTTCCTGACCGCACTCCTGGGCTTCGGCATCAAGGCTGGGCTCATGCCGCTCCACGTCTGGCTCCCGTCGGCCCACGCCAACGCCCCGAGCCACATCTCGGCCATCATGTCCGGGGTAATCCTGAAGCTCGGCATCTACGGCATCGTCCGGACGGTTTCCTTCTTTGCCCAGATTCCGCTCTGGTGGGGGATCGTCCTGCTGGTGGCGGGAATGGCGTCGGGGATCGCCGGGGTCGCCTTCGCTCTGGGTCAGCATGACCTCAAGCGGTTGCTGGCCTACCACAGCATCGAGAACATCGGGATCATCGCCATGGGGATCGGCGTGGCCCTGGTGGGCGCGGCCACGGGGGTTCCCTCCCTGGCACTCCTCGGCATGGCAGGGGCACTGCTCCACGTACTGAACCACGCCACCTTCAAGGCGCTCCTTTTCCTCGGCGCCGGCTCGGTGATCCATGCCGTCGGCACCCGGAAAATCGACCGGATGGGGGGCATCGCCCGCGTCATGCCCCGGACCGCCCTTCTCTTCCTGACCGGGGCCGTGGCCATCTGCGGGCTGCCGCCCCTGAACGGCTTCGTGAGCGAGTTCCTCATCTACCTGGGGGTCTTCCGGGAGGCGGTCCACGGCACCGGCGCGGCCGCGGCCGTCACATCACTGGCCGGGCCGGCCCTTGCCCTGGTGGGGGGACTGGCGGTTGCCTGCTTCGTCAAGGTCTTCGGCGTGGTTTTCCTGGGGCTCCCCCGGAGCGAAGAGGCGGCCCGCGCCCACGAGGCGGGGCGCCCCATGCTCGCGCCCATGGCCGTGCTGGGCGCGGTCTGCGTCGTGGTCGGCCTGGCACCGGCGGCGGTGGCGCCGCTGCTTGACGCCGCGGTGCGCTCCTGGCGGCCGGAACTGGCTCTCACGGCCCCGGCCCTGGCCGATCTGGCGCCCCTGGGATGGCTCATGGCCGTTGCCGCCGGCACCCTTGCCACGGTGGCCGTTCTCGCTCTCCTCTACGCCCGGCGGTTGGCCGCCGTGCCCCGGGGAGCCTCGCCCACCTGGGGCTGCGGCTATCTGGCCCCCACCCCCCGGATGCAGTACACCGCGTCATCCTTCGCCGAGATGCTGGTCCGGCTCTTCGGCGGCATCCTGCGCCCCCACGGCACCCAGCCCGGCATCCGCTCCTGTGCGCCGGCGCCGTCGGAGCTCCATACCCATGTCCCCGAGACGGTGCTCGAACACCTCTACCTCCCGTTCATCACGTGGGCCAATGGTAAGCTCGCCCCGCTCCGGAGGCTCCAGCACGGCCAGTTGCACCTCTACATCCTCTACACCCTGATCACTCTGGTCACGCTCCTGCTGTTCGGCATGTGA
- a CDS encoding PTS sugar transporter subunit IIA: MLLNAAEAARLLSTDEKTVKRWIRRDGLPATPVDGEPRINRIDLLEWATERGIKVLPEAYAGAGDEPGLFPSLSSALQAGGIHCNVPGDDKLTVLRNVVDLLPLPQQVDPEFVLQVLLAREALGTTAIGDGIAIPHMRNPILLHVAGSSITLCHLATPVDFGALDGKPVQILFTLTSPTVKAHLHLLSRLAHALRDPRLREALKRPCDPAGILAAVAEIERSLGG, translated from the coding sequence ATGTTGTTGAACGCCGCGGAAGCGGCCCGGCTACTTTCAACCGACGAAAAGACCGTCAAGCGCTGGATCAGGCGGGATGGGCTCCCGGCCACGCCGGTGGACGGCGAGCCGCGGATCAACCGCATCGACCTGCTGGAGTGGGCCACGGAGCGGGGGATCAAGGTCCTGCCCGAGGCCTATGCCGGCGCCGGAGACGAGCCGGGGCTCTTCCCGTCCCTCTCGTCGGCCCTGCAGGCGGGGGGCATCCACTGCAACGTGCCGGGGGACGACAAGCTGACCGTCCTGCGCAATGTGGTGGACCTCCTCCCCCTCCCGCAGCAGGTGGACCCCGAATTCGTACTCCAGGTGCTCCTGGCCCGGGAAGCCCTGGGCACCACCGCCATCGGCGACGGCATCGCCATCCCCCACATGCGCAACCCGATCCTGCTCCACGTGGCCGGATCGAGCATCACCCTCTGCCACTTGGCTACGCCCGTGGACTTCGGCGCCCTGGACGGCAAGCCGGTGCAGATCCTCTTCACCCTCACCAGTCCCACCGTGAAGGCCCACCTTCACCTGCTGTCGAGGCTGGCCCATGCCCTGCGCGACCCGCGGCTGCGGGAGGCCCTGAAACGACCCTGCGACCCGGCGGGCATCCTGGCCGCCGTGGCCGAAATCGAACGATCTCTGGGAGGATGA
- a CDS encoding type II toxin-antitoxin system PemK/MazF family toxin gives MFKRGGIYSVNLAQEGDGTPETCPCVVVSNNISNEFSPVVTIIPLSFRNLEKIYEFETFLPATKTGLAADSKLSSHIIITIDKAKVVGERLGFLSKTLMEQVEKALRFQLEL, from the coding sequence ATGTTTAAACGGGGGGGGATCTATTCGGTCAACCTGGCCCAGGAGGGGGACGGCACGCCGGAAACCTGTCCATGCGTAGTGGTGAGCAACAACATCAGCAATGAATTCTCGCCGGTGGTCACCATCATCCCCCTTTCCTTCCGGAACCTGGAGAAGATTTACGAGTTCGAAACGTTTCTGCCGGCCACCAAGACCGGCCTGGCCGCCGACTCCAAGCTCAGCTCCCACATTATCATCACCATCGACAAGGCCAAGGTGGTGGGGGAACGACTGGGGTTCCTGAGCAAGACGCTCATGGAGCAGGTGGAGAAGGCGCTCCGGTTCCAGTTGGAGCTCTAG
- a CDS encoding antitoxin has product MPSTRLNISLPTHIVDDIKALYGPRGLSQFLEEAAQEKLAAVKREAYKGLIEGYRSTADETVEVLKKLEAAVTEERDV; this is encoded by the coding sequence ATGCCGAGCACCCGACTGAACATCTCGCTGCCGACCCACATCGTGGACGACATCAAGGCGCTCTACGGCCCCCGGGGACTGAGCCAGTTCCTGGAGGAGGCGGCTCAGGAGAAGCTGGCCGCCGTGAAGCGGGAGGCCTACAAGGGACTCATCGAGGGATACCGCTCAACCGCGGACGAAACGGTGGAGGTCCTGAAAAAACTTGAAGCGGCAGTGACGGAGGAGCGGGATGTTTAA
- a CDS encoding proton-conducting transporter membrane subunit: MESALEGADPASQILAAIVLVALSGVPGVLARRFVPGQILAAVMAVAASLLGLTGTIRTLLEHRTTAFSLAWTLPFGPADLAVDPLSALFLIPVFLVFGCGSLYALGYWPAAANRSTEPALTFFYGILAAAMAGLVVARNGVLFLMAWEAMALSAWFLLATEHRDPAVRQAGIVYLAATHAGTAALFVLFCVLRGVTGSFVFPAPHSLDPALVPATVLFLAALAGFGAKAGIMPLHIWLPAAHASAPSHVSALMSGVMLKMGLYGLVRTISFFAPVPLWWGGLILVLGAVSALAGIVLAASQRDLKRLLACSSIENIGIIALGIGTALVGEATGNVPLYTLGMTGALLHLLNHSLFKPLLFFGAGAVIHATGTREMDRMGGLARLMPRSALFFLVGSVAICGLPPLNGFVGEFLLYAGFFGEAVADPVPLLALSAPLLAVVGGIATVSFVKLYGVIFLGVPRCGAHHHSHLPDWRMGAPMGLLALLCLAAGIAPGPVLSLVEPAVGAFGMVPPAPLETLVPLGWLTLGAGMLGAAVILSGLLLMFRLKRTPVARGTTWGCGYPAPSPRMQYTGVSFADSLVRQFEGVVAPRREGPAVAGFFPAPVLFRFVPTETILERVIMPLFRVAGFSFAFLRRLQHGRLHLYMLYILTTLFLLMVWAH; the protein is encoded by the coding sequence ATGGAATCCGCGTTAGAAGGGGCGGACCCCGCCTCTCAGATTCTTGCCGCCATAGTCCTGGTGGCCCTTTCCGGCGTTCCGGGCGTGCTGGCGCGCCGATTCGTGCCGGGCCAGATCCTGGCCGCCGTCATGGCTGTGGCTGCGTCTCTGCTTGGCTTGACCGGCACGATTCGGACGCTGCTGGAGCACCGGACAACGGCCTTCAGTCTTGCCTGGACCCTCCCCTTCGGCCCCGCCGACCTGGCCGTCGATCCCCTGTCGGCTCTCTTCCTGATTCCCGTCTTTCTCGTCTTCGGCTGCGGCTCCCTCTATGCTCTCGGCTACTGGCCCGCCGCTGCGAACCGTTCCACCGAGCCGGCCCTTACGTTCTTCTACGGGATTCTGGCCGCGGCCATGGCGGGCCTGGTGGTGGCCCGCAACGGGGTTCTCTTCCTCATGGCGTGGGAGGCTATGGCCCTGTCGGCCTGGTTCCTCCTCGCCACCGAGCACCGTGACCCGGCCGTGCGCCAGGCGGGGATCGTCTATCTGGCGGCGACCCATGCCGGCACCGCGGCGCTCTTCGTGCTCTTCTGCGTCCTGCGGGGCGTCACCGGATCCTTCGTGTTTCCCGCGCCACACAGCCTCGACCCGGCCTTGGTGCCGGCCACGGTCCTGTTTCTGGCCGCCCTTGCCGGGTTCGGCGCCAAGGCCGGGATCATGCCGCTCCACATCTGGCTGCCCGCGGCCCATGCCAGCGCGCCGAGCCACGTCTCCGCCCTCATGTCGGGGGTCATGCTCAAGATGGGGCTCTACGGGCTGGTGCGGACCATCTCGTTTTTCGCGCCGGTACCCCTCTGGTGGGGCGGTCTCATTCTGGTGCTGGGGGCGGTTTCGGCCCTGGCCGGCATCGTCCTGGCGGCGTCCCAGCGCGATCTGAAACGGCTGCTGGCCTGCAGCAGCATCGAGAACATCGGCATCATCGCCTTGGGCATCGGTACGGCCCTGGTGGGGGAAGCCACTGGCAACGTCCCCCTCTATACCCTCGGCATGACCGGGGCACTGCTCCACCTGCTCAATCACAGCCTGTTCAAGCCGCTCCTCTTTTTCGGGGCCGGCGCGGTGATCCATGCCACCGGCACCCGGGAGATGGACCGAATGGGAGGGCTTGCCCGCCTCATGCCCCGGAGCGCGCTCTTCTTCCTGGTGGGGTCCGTGGCCATCTGCGGGCTGCCTCCCCTGAACGGCTTCGTGGGGGAATTTCTGCTCTATGCCGGCTTCTTCGGCGAGGCCGTGGCTGACCCGGTGCCGCTCCTGGCCCTGTCGGCGCCGCTTCTGGCCGTGGTGGGGGGCATCGCGACGGTCTCCTTCGTGAAGCTCTACGGCGTGATTTTTCTGGGGGTTCCCCGCTGCGGCGCGCATCATCACTCCCACCTGCCCGACTGGCGGATGGGCGCGCCCATGGGGCTGCTGGCCCTGCTCTGCCTCGCGGCGGGGATCGCGCCCGGGCCGGTGCTGAGCCTGGTGGAGCCGGCAGTGGGGGCCTTCGGCATGGTTCCCCCGGCCCCCCTCGAAACCCTCGTTCCCCTGGGGTGGCTCACCCTGGGGGCGGGCATGCTGGGCGCTGCGGTGATCCTCTCGGGGCTGCTCCTGATGTTCCGGCTGAAACGGACCCCGGTCGCGCGGGGTACTACCTGGGGGTGCGGCTACCCGGCCCCGTCGCCGCGGATGCAGTACACGGGAGTTTCCTTTGCCGATTCCCTGGTGAGGCAGTTCGAAGGGGTCGTCGCCCCCCGCCGGGAAGGTCCGGCCGTGGCGGGATTCTTCCCGGCACCGGTTCTGTTCCGGTTCGTGCCTACTGAAACGATCCTTGAGCGGGTCATCATGCCGCTGTTCAGGGTCGCGGGGTTTTCCTTCGCCTTCCTGCGGCGGCTGCAGCACGGCCGGCTGCACCTCTACATGCTCTACATCCTGACCACGCTCTTTCTGCTGATGGTCTGGGCCCACTGA
- a CDS encoding respiratory chain complex I subunit 1 family protein, with translation MLDIIIHLLLAILMPPLLLGVIVKTKAAFAGRVGAPLLQPYYDIARLLRKGSVFSDTTTWVFRAGPVVTLAATAVAALLVPLGNHPAPVSFAGDMILFAYLFGLARFFTTVAALDTGSSFEGMGAAREVTFSCLAEPTLFFALITLARMSGSLSLTPMLTHATVGDWLTAGASLLLLVGALFLVLLVENCRIPFDDPTTHLELTMIHEVMVLDHSGPAFGLILYGAALKLFVLGAFFMNVALPVRTGNTLADWGIFVASMLVLAVAVGVVESVMARLRLIRIPQLLVAATILSAFSMLLILR, from the coding sequence ATGCTCGACATCATCATCCATCTGCTGCTGGCGATCCTGATGCCCCCCCTGCTCCTGGGGGTGATCGTCAAGACCAAGGCCGCCTTTGCGGGCCGGGTCGGGGCGCCGCTTCTGCAGCCATACTATGACATTGCGCGGCTGCTGCGCAAGGGGAGCGTGTTCAGCGATACCACCACCTGGGTGTTCCGTGCCGGGCCGGTGGTGACCCTGGCCGCCACCGCCGTGGCAGCGCTGCTGGTCCCTTTGGGCAACCATCCGGCGCCGGTCTCCTTTGCCGGAGACATGATCCTCTTTGCCTACCTCTTCGGTCTGGCCCGGTTCTTCACCACCGTGGCCGCCCTGGACACCGGCTCCAGCTTCGAGGGGATGGGGGCGGCCCGGGAGGTGACCTTTTCCTGTCTGGCCGAGCCGACCCTCTTCTTCGCCCTCATCACCCTGGCCCGCATGAGCGGCAGCCTGTCGCTTACCCCCATGCTCACCCACGCCACCGTGGGGGATTGGCTCACCGCCGGCGCCTCCCTGCTGCTGCTGGTGGGGGCGCTGTTTCTGGTTCTCCTGGTGGAGAACTGCCGCATCCCCTTTGACGACCCCACCACCCACCTGGAACTGACCATGATCCACGAGGTGATGGTGCTGGACCACAGCGGCCCCGCCTTCGGCCTGATCCTCTACGGCGCGGCCCTCAAGCTCTTCGTGCTCGGGGCCTTCTTCATGAACGTGGCCCTTCCCGTGCGGACCGGCAACACCCTGGCCGACTGGGGGATCTTCGTGGCATCCATGCTGGTGCTGGCGGTGGCCGTGGGGGTGGTGGAATCGGTCATGGCCCGGCTGCGCCTGATCCGCATCCCGCAACTGCTTGTGGCGGCGACAATCCTCTCCGCCTTTTCCATGCTCCTGATCCTGAGGTAA
- a CDS encoding hydrogenase, producing the protein MVSLADQLLVLVMLINFVVLGSSRMAFCIRAAAVQGVILGVLPGIIHSFSWHLVAISGGIILAKGLVIPWLISDAVRKARIKREVEPFIGYVPTLILGAVATALAFVFSERLPLAPEHQDLLFVPAAIATLMTGFLVLTTRRKAISQVIGYLVLENGIFIFSLLLTTAMPVMVEAGVLLDLLVGIFVMGIVINHISREFSSVDTSRLSALKEE; encoded by the coding sequence ATGGTTTCCCTTGCCGACCAACTGCTGGTGCTGGTCATGCTGATCAACTTCGTCGTCCTGGGGTCGAGCCGGATGGCCTTCTGCATCCGGGCCGCCGCCGTGCAGGGGGTGATCCTGGGGGTGCTCCCCGGCATCATCCACTCCTTCTCCTGGCACCTGGTGGCCATCTCCGGCGGGATCATCCTGGCCAAGGGACTGGTGATCCCCTGGCTGATCAGCGATGCCGTGCGCAAGGCCCGGATCAAGCGGGAGGTGGAGCCGTTCATCGGCTACGTGCCGACCCTGATCCTGGGCGCCGTGGCCACGGCCTTGGCCTTTGTCTTCTCGGAGCGGCTCCCCCTGGCCCCGGAGCACCAGGACCTGCTCTTCGTGCCGGCGGCCATCGCCACCCTGATGACCGGGTTCCTGGTGCTGACCACCCGACGCAAGGCCATCTCCCAGGTGATCGGCTACCTGGTTCTGGAAAACGGCATCTTCATTTTCAGCCTGCTGTTGACCACCGCCATGCCGGTCATGGTGGAGGCCGGAGTGCTCCTGGACCTTCTGGTGGGGATCTTCGTCATGGGAATCGTCATTAACCACATCAGCCGCGAGTTCTCCTCCGTCGACACCTCGCGCCTGAGCGCCCTGAAGGAGGAGTAG
- a CDS encoding proton-conducting transporter membrane subunit: MLTAAVLLPLVGALVAWIVPDNRLRPLVLPAVAVPHFLLTLALLAWTPPPSPQGWIFLDPLGKIVLLCISTLFLICAVYAVGYLAYRRDRSNRVLCMGLLACLSAMTLVTASQHLGLLWVAVETTTVTMAPLIYFNRNARSIEATWKYLLICSVGIALALLGLFFLAYATLVAHRDATLLLGPILASARELNPGWLHASFIFMLVGFGSKMGIAPLHSWKPDAYGEAPGLVGALLAGGLVNCAFLAILRVYQISLASGGEYLFFQKALLTMGLISMGLAAVFMARQADFKRMLAYSSVEHVGILAVALGLGKGALFGALFHLLNNGLTKGVLFLSSGNIHRSFNSKSTEVVRGALARLPWSAGLFLAGFIAITGSPPFSPFVSEFSIVSSAFVEGRYLVGGLFLFFLAVIFIGMALTVLPLVMGVPPADAERTDYRDRLLTVGPPLALLGLILMLGVWLPEPLLRLLGEGAALLEAKP; encoded by the coding sequence ATGCTGACCGCCGCCGTTCTCCTGCCGCTCGTAGGCGCCCTCGTGGCCTGGATCGTCCCGGACAACCGGCTCCGCCCCCTGGTGCTGCCGGCTGTGGCCGTCCCGCATTTCCTCCTGACCCTGGCGCTCCTGGCGTGGACCCCGCCGCCGTCCCCCCAGGGGTGGATCTTCCTGGACCCCCTCGGCAAGATCGTGCTCCTCTGCATCAGTACCCTGTTCCTGATCTGCGCCGTCTACGCGGTGGGCTACCTGGCCTACCGCCGGGACCGCTCCAACCGGGTCCTCTGCATGGGGCTGCTGGCGTGCCTCTCGGCCATGACCCTGGTGACCGCCTCCCAGCACCTGGGGCTCCTCTGGGTGGCGGTGGAGACCACCACCGTGACCATGGCGCCCCTGATCTACTTCAACCGCAACGCCCGCTCCATCGAGGCCACCTGGAAGTACCTCCTGATTTGCTCCGTGGGGATCGCCCTGGCGCTTCTGGGGCTTTTCTTCCTGGCCTACGCGACGCTTGTCGCCCACCGGGACGCCACCCTGCTCCTGGGGCCGATCCTTGCCTCGGCCCGGGAGCTGAACCCGGGCTGGCTCCACGCCTCCTTCATCTTCATGCTGGTGGGATTCGGCTCCAAGATGGGGATCGCGCCGCTCCATTCCTGGAAGCCCGATGCCTACGGCGAGGCGCCGGGGCTCGTGGGGGCGCTCCTGGCCGGGGGACTGGTCAACTGCGCGTTTCTGGCCATCCTGCGGGTCTACCAGATCAGCCTCGCCTCCGGCGGGGAATACCTTTTCTTCCAGAAGGCACTCCTGACCATGGGGCTCATCTCCATGGGGCTGGCAGCGGTCTTTATGGCGCGCCAGGCCGATTTCAAGCGGATGCTGGCCTATTCCAGTGTGGAGCACGTGGGCATCCTTGCGGTGGCCCTGGGGCTCGGCAAGGGGGCCCTGTTCGGGGCGCTCTTCCACCTGCTGAACAACGGCCTCACCAAGGGGGTCCTCTTTCTCTCATCGGGCAACATCCACCGCAGTTTCAACAGCAAGAGCACCGAGGTGGTGCGCGGCGCCCTGGCCCGGCTCCCCTGGTCCGCCGGCCTCTTCCTGGCCGGTTTCATCGCCATAACCGGGTCGCCGCCGTTCTCCCCCTTCGTGAGCGAGTTCTCCATCGTGAGCAGCGCCTTCGTGGAGGGGCGCTACCTGGTGGGGGGCCTCTTCCTTTTCTTCCTGGCCGTGATCTTCATCGGCATGGCCCTCACGGTGCTGCCCCTGGTCATGGGCGTGCCCCCGGCCGACGCGGAACGGACCGACTACCGCGACCGGCTTCTGACCGTGGGGCCTCCCCTGGCCCTGCTGGGGCTGATCCTGATGCTGGGGGTCTGGCTGCCTGAACCGCTCCTGCGGCTCCTGGGCGAAGGGGCCGCTCTGCTGGAGGCCAAACCATGA